The genomic region GAGGCCGCCGTGGACGTGCAGGATCGTCCCCGTCACATAGCGCGCCTTTTCGGATGCCAGGTAACTGACGGCGTCGGCGACATCGTCGGGCGCGCCTAATCGACCAAGGGGGACCATCCGAGCCCAGGCCGCCTTATCTTCGGCGCGATATCGGCCGTAGGTTTCGGTCTCGATGAAACCGGGGTTCACGGCGTTCACCCTGATGCCCCATGGCGCTTCGGACCGCGCCAGCGATCGCGTCAGCATGATGACGCCGGACTTGGCGATGTAGTAGGCGGGAGCGTCAAAGACCCCGATGGGCGAATGTTCGACATTGAGTGCTCCGATATTGATGATGCTGCCGTCCCGCCGTTCTCGCATGACCCGCAACGCCGCCCTGCTGCAATAAAAGGCGCTGCTCAGGTTGCTGTCCAGGGCGCGTCGCCACTCCTCATCGGTGGTGTCATACAACGCCCGCGTGACAAACGGCCCGACATTATTGACCAAGACATCAAGGGATCCGAGTTGGCTCACCGCTGTCTCGATGAGGTGGGACGCGCCCTCTGATGCGGAGACATCCGCTTTGACGGCCATCGCCTTCACCGGGAGGCCATCGAACTCCCGAAGAGCCGATTGGGCGACTCCGTCGTCGCCATGATAGTTCAGGACGACGTCGCACCCATCCTGAGCCAGGCGGCAGGCAATCGCCTTGCCGATCCCTTTCGTGCCGCCGGTAATCACCGCAACCCGTCGCGTATCCATTTACTCCGTCCTGCAGGCATCTCAGCCGTCAACTCTCAGCCGTCGGCTTTTCCTCTTCTGATGATAGCTGAACGCTTCTTAATTTACTTAATAATGATCGTATCTTATGCTCGCACCGTCGAAACTTCAAGACGAATCCGCCTTTGTGCGCGGCGGCGCTGTGACCTGCGCCATCAGAATCGCTTGACTTATTTTGGGTGGGATGTAAAATAAGCCCCACAAATGGTTGGGCGGTTAGCTCAGTCGGTAGAGCGCCGTCTTCACACGGCGGAGGTCATTGGTTCGATCCCAATACCGCCCACCACGATCCCCCTGCCGCTCGGTAGGGGGTTTTTATTTGCTGTGACCATTTCGGCTTGACATCACTGAACCGCTTCAGTAGGCTCCATTTTAGTCAGACCTCGGATTCTATTCACGCATGAGACATGAATGTGGAGCCATGGAAGCTGTGCAGTCGGATGGGATAACAGCGCGGGTGCGGCGGATTGGCGAGCGGGTGCTCGCGGGAGGGGCCCCGGCGTTCGAGGAGGCTGTCGAACTCTTCGAGCGGTCCGATTACGACGTTCATGAACTGTTCCAGGTGGCCAATCGCCTCCGGCTGAATCGGTTCGGGAACCGGATCCACCTGTGCGGCATCGTCAACGCCAAAAGCGGCGGCTGTCCGGAGGATTGTAGCTTTTGCAGCCAGTCCTCTCGTCAGGCCACTGAAATCGCAAAGTATAGCGTGATCTCTTCGGACGAGATGGTCCTAGCCGCCAGGCAGGCGCGCGGGTACGGCGCGTGGGCGCTTGGAGTCGTCACCGCCGGCCGCGGCTACGATGCGACCTCTGAAGATTTCCGGCAACTCATCGTGGGGATTCGGGCCATCACACGGGACGGCTCGGCAGAAGCACACGCCTCACTCGGAATCATGGGCGATGAGGAGGTCCGGCAGCTCAAGAAGGCCGGTCTTACGACGCTCAATCACAACCTGGAGACCGGCCGCTCCTACTTCCCGCAGGTCTGCACGACCCACACCTACGACGAGCGGGTGCGTACCCTCAAGGCGGCCAGGGCTGCGGGGATCAGGGTCTGCAGCGGCGGGGTGTTTGGCATGGGCGAGGACCCCGGGCATCGCGCTGAGCTGGCCTTTGCCCTGAAAGATCTGGACGTCGACGAGGTCCCCCTGAACTTTCTGATCCCTGTGGATGGGACGCGATTGGCGAACGCTGTCCCGCTCTCACCGCTTGAGATCCTGAAGGTGATCGCCCTCTTTCGCTGGATCCTCCCGACCAAGAATATCTTTGTCTGCGCCGGGCGGCAGCATCTGGGCGAGCTGCAGCCGATGATCTTCTTCGCCGGTGCCAGCGGCGTGATGGTCGGCGACTTCCTGACCACCAGGAACCGGAGCGTGAGCGACGACCTCAAGATGCTTCATGATCTGGGGCTCGAGTTCGGCGAATCATTGCTCGCCCCGGAACGCCACGCCGCCGCTACTGCCTTCTGACCCCGCCATGGCCTCGCGCAGCCATCGGCTTCGACAAGACGACAAACGCTACGTCTGGCATCCGTTCACCCAGATGGCGGATTGGCTGCATGAGCGCCACCCGATCATCGAGCGGGGCGAGGGAAGCGTCCTCATCGACGTAGACGGCCGCCGCTACCTGGACGGCGTCTCCTCGCTGTGGGTGACGGTCCACGGCCACCGTAAGCAGGCGATCGATCGGGCCATCCGCGCCCAACTCGGCAAGGTTGCCCACACCTCCTTCCTGGGCCTGTCGCATCCACTCGCCATTGAACTGGCCAAGGCGCTCGTCCGGATCACCCCGGATGGACTCGCCAAGGTCTTCTACTCCGACAACGGCTCGACTGCCGTCGAGATCGCGCTGAAGATGGCGTTTCAGTACTGGCAGCAGCGGGGCGGGGCGTTTGCCCGCAAGACCAGGTTCATCGCATTGGAAGAGGCGTATCATGGCGATACCGTGGGCGCGGTCAGTGTCGGCGGGATCGATCTGTTCCACCAACTCTACCGACCGCTCCTCTTCCCGATCCGGCGGATCCCATCGCCGTATCGGGCGCCATGGAACCGTCGCCGTCGGCTTGATGCGCTCGCGCGGCTGGAGTCGATGCTGTCGCGCCATCACGATCAGGTAGCGGGTCTGGTGATGGAGCCGCTGATCCAGGGCGCCGCCGGGATGCTGCCGGCCCCGTCGGGTTTCCTGAAGGCGGTCCGCTCGCTCTGCTCACAGTACAACGTGCTCCTGATCCTGGACGAGGTCGCCACCGGCTTTGGTCGGACCGGGACGATGTTTGCGTGCGAGCAGGAGGGGGTCGCGCCCGACCTGCTCTGTCTGGCGAAGGGGCTGACGGGAGGGTACCTGCCGCTGGCGGCCACGCTCACGACACAGCAGATCTTCGACGGTTTCTGCGCGCCTTACGGAGAGAAGAAGGCCTTCTTCCACGGCCATAGCTATACCGCCAACCCGCTGGCCTGCGCCGCCGCCCTCGCCAGCCTCCAATGCTTTCGCCGGGAGCAGACCCTCAAGCGGCTACAG from Candidatus Methylomirabilis lanthanidiphila harbors:
- a CDS encoding 3-oxoacyl-(Acyl-carrier protein) reductase, producing the protein MDTRRVAVITGGTKGIGKAIACRLAQDGCDVVLNYHGDDGVAQSALREFDGLPVKAMAVKADVSASEGASHLIETAVSQLGSLDVLVNNVGPFVTRALYDTTDEEWRRALDSNLSSAFYCSRAALRVMRERRDGSIINIGALNVEHSPIGVFDAPAYYIAKSGVIMLTRSLARSEAPWGIRVNAVNPGFIETETYGRYRAEDKAAWARMVPLGRLGAPDDVADAVSYLASEKARYVTGTILHVHGGLWV
- a CDS encoding adenosylmethionine-8-amino-7-oxononanoate aminotransferase is translated as MASRSHRLRQDDKRYVWHPFTQMADWLHERHPIIERGEGSVLIDVDGRRYLDGVSSLWVTVHGHRKQAIDRAIRAQLGKVAHTSFLGLSHPLAIELAKALVRITPDGLAKVFYSDNGSTAVEIALKMAFQYWQQRGGAFARKTRFIALEEAYHGDTVGAVSVGGIDLFHQLYRPLLFPIRRIPSPYRAPWNRRRRLDALARLESMLSRHHDQVAGLVMEPLIQGAAGMLPAPSGFLKAVRSLCSQYNVLLILDEVATGFGRTGTMFACEQEGVAPDLLCLAKGLTGGYLPLAATLTTQQIFDGFCAPYGEKKAFFHGHSYTANPLACAAALASLQCFRREQTLKRLQPKIALLRRELESLRLLAHVGDIRQVGFMVGIELMEDPKRGKAYPYEAKMGIRTILEARRRGLIIRPLGNVIVLMPPLSISSKDLIRMVRIVGDAIRVATE
- a CDS encoding Biotin synthetase (Fragment) is translated as MQSDGITARVRRIGERVLAGGAPAFEEAVELFERSDYDVHELFQVANRLRLNRFGNRIHLCGIVNAKSGGCPEDCSFCSQSSRQATEIAKYSVISSDEMVLAARQARGYGAWALGVVTAGRGYDATSEDFRQLIVGIRAITRDGSAEAHASLGIMGDEEVRQLKKAGLTTLNHNLETGRSYFPQVCTTHTYDERVRTLKAARAAGIRVCSGGVFGMGEDPGHRAELAFALKDLDVDEVPLNFLIPVDGTRLANAVPLSPLEILKVIALFRWILPTKNIFVCAGRQHLGELQPMIFFAGASGVMVGDFLTTRNRSVSDDLKMLHDLGLEFGESLLAPERHAAATAF